In a genomic window of Nostoc sp. UHCC 0870:
- a CDS encoding ATP-binding response regulator, with protein MNIDSLEQGVILVVDDTPINLEMLFDFLANTGYKVLVAEDGESALATAEYAPPDLILLDIIMPGIDGFETCHRLKSNELTKDIPVIFMTALSETVDKVKALSLGAVDYITKPLQHEEVLARLQLHLRLRNLTKTLQAQNQRLEVEIEERTQAENKLREQAALLDITTDAVLVRDFNEHICFWNKGAENLYGWQAQEVIGKNVHQLLYLPETLPQLQNVLNNLAECDFWYGELHQVTRQGKKIIVASRWNVMRDKNGQPQSILTVNTDITEKKQLESQFLRAQRLESIGTLAGGIAHDLNNVLTPILTAAQLLQIKLPNVDDRSQRMFKTIESNAKRGAALVKQVLQFTRGVEGKRTIVQVNYLFSEIKQIVQETFPKSIEFSTNIQPELWTVIGDTTNLHQVLMNLVVNARDAMPEGGSLSLCAENLLIDEHYARMNLGASVGHYIVISITDTGIGIEPGILDRIFEPFFTTKDVGKGTGLGLSTVQGIIKSHNGFVKVYSEVGKGTKFQVFLPAVEAAANSSLEDLELLKGNGELVLVVDDEAKILETTKMSLEAYNYSVLTAEDGMEAIALYAQHQDKISLVLMDMMMPAMDGSATIRALQKINSLVNIVGVSGLVSSHQLTKSVRVKKFLAKPYTQKELLETLHNILSQTSKTPQRNLLEKRA; from the coding sequence ATGAATATTGATTCACTTGAACAAGGTGTCATCCTTGTCGTCGATGACACTCCCATAAATTTAGAAATGCTTTTTGATTTTTTAGCTAATACTGGATATAAAGTATTAGTTGCCGAGGATGGTGAAAGTGCTTTGGCTACAGCCGAATACGCCCCTCCTGACTTGATTCTCTTAGACATTATCATGCCAGGAATAGACGGTTTTGAAACTTGTCATCGTTTGAAAAGTAATGAATTAACAAAAGACATTCCTGTCATTTTCATGACTGCTCTTTCGGAAACAGTAGATAAAGTCAAAGCTTTAAGTCTTGGTGCAGTAGACTATATCACTAAACCACTACAACACGAAGAAGTTTTAGCCCGCCTCCAACTCCACCTCAGACTAAGAAACCTGACAAAAACACTGCAAGCACAAAATCAACGTTTAGAAGTGGAGATTGAGGAGCGCACACAAGCAGAAAATAAATTAAGAGAACAAGCAGCTTTACTGGATATTACAACAGATGCAGTGCTTGTTAGAGACTTTAATGAGCATATATGTTTCTGGAATAAAGGCGCAGAAAATTTATATGGCTGGCAAGCACAAGAAGTCATTGGTAAAAATGTTCATCAGTTACTGTATTTACCGGAAACTCTTCCCCAACTACAAAATGTCTTGAATAATTTGGCTGAGTGTGATTTTTGGTATGGTGAATTGCATCAAGTCACCCGACAAGGTAAAAAAATTATTGTTGCTAGTCGCTGGAATGTGATGCGCGACAAAAATGGTCAACCGCAATCAATTCTCACAGTGAATACAGACATTACAGAGAAAAAACAACTCGAAAGTCAATTTTTACGCGCTCAACGACTAGAAAGTATTGGTACGCTAGCTGGTGGTATTGCCCACGACCTCAATAATGTATTGACTCCCATTTTAACAGCCGCGCAACTACTACAAATAAAACTCCCCAACGTTGACGATCGCTCTCAACGGATGTTTAAAACTATAGAATCTAACGCTAAACGTGGCGCAGCTTTGGTCAAGCAAGTGTTGCAGTTTACCCGTGGCGTTGAAGGTAAGCGCACAATTGTACAAGTTAACTACCTGTTCTCAGAAATCAAGCAAATTGTCCAAGAAACCTTTCCCAAATCTATTGAATTTTCTACGAATATTCAACCAGAACTTTGGACGGTAATTGGAGATACTACCAATTTGCATCAGGTACTGATGAATCTAGTAGTTAATGCTCGTGATGCTATGCCAGAAGGTGGTAGTTTAAGTCTCTGTGCCGAAAATTTATTGATTGATGAACATTATGCCCGGATGAATCTTGGTGCTAGTGTCGGACATTACATTGTAATTTCCATTACAGATACAGGTATCGGTATAGAACCAGGAATATTAGATAGAATCTTTGAGCCTTTTTTCACGACTAAAGACGTTGGCAAAGGTACGGGGCTAGGTCTGTCAACAGTACAGGGCATCATCAAAAGCCATAATGGTTTTGTAAAAGTGTACAGCGAAGTCGGAAAAGGCACAAAATTCCAGGTATTTTTACCAGCAGTCGAGGCAGCAGCAAACTCATCTTTAGAAGACCTGGAACTACTCAAAGGGAATGGCGAATTAGTTTTAGTTGTAGATGACGAAGCCAAAATTCTGGAGACTACCAAAATGTCCTTAGAGGCTTATAACTATAGCGTATTGACAGCTGAGGACGGCATGGAAGCGATCGCACTTTATGCCCAACACCAAGATAAAATTAGCTTGGTATTAATGGATATGATGATGCCTGCTATGGATGGTAGTGCCACTATTCGCGCTTTACAAAAAATTAATTCCCTGGTCAATATCGTTGGTGTCAGTGGTTTGGTAAGTAGTCATCAACTGACAAAAAGTGTGCGAGTGAAAAAGTTTCTTGCTAAACCCTACACACAAAAGGAATTGTTAGAAACTTTACACAATATACTCTCCCAGACATCGAAAACCCCGCAAAGGAATCTATTAGAGAAAAGAGCATAG
- the tsaB gene encoding tRNA (adenosine(37)-N6)-threonylcarbamoyltransferase complex dimerization subunit type 1 TsaB, translating to MTIQLEYLTPTKYALSLHTTTPELGLAISNFAGDTRSQVWELGRDLSSYVHQYLIEFIKPKTWTDLGFLAVAQGPGGFTGTRIGVVLARTLGQQLDIPVLGISTLAAVAWSYASKNQEATAIAVEMPAQRGQVFGAIYQPSPDNSGLITLLADTVFTPEAWQETLANWKTDYQLIVAKSGLAATVTSILELAYFDWQLGKRPHWSEALPYYGQHPVV from the coding sequence TTGACTATACAACTAGAATACCTCACACCCACAAAATACGCTTTATCATTGCATACCACTACTCCCGAACTGGGTTTAGCAATTAGTAATTTTGCTGGGGACACTCGTTCTCAGGTTTGGGAATTAGGACGGGACTTATCGAGTTACGTACATCAATATTTAATCGAATTTATAAAACCAAAAACTTGGACAGACTTAGGGTTTCTGGCAGTTGCTCAAGGCCCTGGAGGTTTTACAGGAACGCGTATTGGTGTTGTTTTGGCTCGGACTTTAGGACAACAATTAGATATTCCTGTGTTGGGAATTTCTACCTTAGCGGCAGTTGCTTGGTCTTATGCTAGCAAAAATCAGGAGGCTACAGCGATCGCAGTGGAAATGCCAGCGCAACGAGGACAGGTTTTTGGTGCGATTTATCAACCTTCTCCCGATAATTCTGGCTTAATCACTTTATTGGCTGACACTGTTTTTACCCCAGAAGCATGGCAAGAAACCCTGGCTAACTGGAAAACTGACTATCAGTTAATTGTTGCCAAATCTGGATTAGCCGCAACTGTAACTAGTATTTTAGAACTAGCTTATTTTGATTGGCAATTGGGTAAGCGTCCTCATTGGTCGGAGGCTTTACCTTATTATGGGCAGCATCCGGTAGTTTAG
- a CDS encoding aspartate aminotransferase family protein codes for MSLQTLLEQGANPPESGSVASNPFSTDSFDSAVMSTYSRFPIALERGAGCRVWDTQGKEYLDFVAGIATCTLGHAHPAMVEAVTRQIQKLHHVSNLYYIPEQGELAEWIIQHSCADRVFFCNSGAEANEAAIKLARKYAHTVLDIENPIIITANASFHGRTLATITATGQAKYQKYFDPLVPGFHYVPYNDISAVETAVTELDEGDYRVAAVLIEPLQGEGGVRPGDVEYFQKLRRLCDEIGILLMFDEVQVGMGRSGKLWGYEHLGVEPDIFTSAKGLGGGIPIGAMMSKKFCDVFQPGEHASTFGGNPFACGVALSVCQTLEKENILQNVQDRGEQLRAGLSAIAAKYPHHITEVRGWGLINGMELSADIPLTAPEVVKAAINEGLLLVPAGPKVVRFVPPLIVTEAEVNTALQILEKAIATVTA; via the coding sequence GTGAGCCTACAAACTCTACTTGAGCAAGGCGCAAACCCCCCAGAGTCAGGTTCTGTTGCATCTAACCCCTTTAGTACAGATAGCTTTGACTCAGCTGTCATGTCTACCTATTCCCGGTTTCCCATTGCCCTAGAACGGGGTGCTGGATGCCGTGTTTGGGATACCCAAGGCAAGGAATATCTAGATTTTGTCGCTGGAATTGCTACTTGCACTCTAGGACACGCCCACCCAGCAATGGTAGAAGCGGTGACACGCCAAATCCAAAAGCTGCACCATGTTTCTAATTTGTACTACATCCCCGAACAAGGGGAATTAGCCGAATGGATTATTCAACATTCCTGCGCCGATCGCGTATTTTTCTGCAACTCTGGCGCGGAAGCCAACGAAGCCGCAATTAAGCTGGCGCGTAAATATGCCCATACAGTTCTAGACATTGAAAACCCTATTATCATTACAGCCAACGCCAGTTTCCACGGGCGGACTTTGGCAACCATTACCGCCACGGGGCAAGCAAAGTATCAAAAATACTTTGATCCCCTAGTACCTGGATTTCATTACGTCCCCTATAACGATATCAGTGCAGTGGAAACTGCCGTGACTGAGTTGGATGAGGGTGATTATCGCGTTGCAGCCGTTCTCATCGAACCATTGCAAGGGGAAGGTGGTGTACGTCCGGGAGATGTAGAATACTTCCAAAAACTGCGGCGACTCTGCGATGAAATTGGCATTTTGTTGATGTTCGACGAAGTGCAAGTTGGTATGGGACGCAGTGGTAAACTCTGGGGTTATGAACATCTCGGTGTTGAACCAGATATTTTCACCAGTGCCAAAGGTTTGGGTGGTGGTATCCCCATTGGGGCGATGATGAGTAAGAAATTCTGCGATGTGTTCCAACCAGGGGAACACGCCAGCACCTTTGGGGGTAATCCCTTTGCGTGTGGGGTGGCGTTAAGTGTTTGCCAAACTTTGGAGAAAGAAAATATTTTGCAGAACGTGCAAGATAGAGGCGAACAGTTACGGGCTGGATTAAGTGCGATCGCCGCTAAATATCCCCATCATATAACTGAGGTGCGGGGTTGGGGTTTAATTAACGGTATGGAATTATCAGCAGACATCCCGCTAACTGCGCCGGAAGTCGTCAAAGCTGCCATCAATGAAGGTTTATTACTTGTACCAGCTGGGCCAAAAGTGGTACGGTTTGTACCGCCGTTAATTGTCACAGAGGCAGAAGTAAATACTGCCTTGCAAATTTTAGAGAAAGCGATCGCAACTGTAACGGCGTAA
- a CDS encoding S66 peptidase family protein — protein sequence MKRRQFLQTCGLATLASQIPQIAHAQLSPHTIIKPPRLKVGDTVGLVAPAGIFEPKYIGILQEHLKQLGLKTKQGKHILDRYGYLAGKDSDRAQDLNDMFADNSVTAIIPIRGGWGCSRILPLLNYPLIRSHPKILMGYSDITALLLAINARSGIMTVHGPVATSTWTPFMLDYLKPILFDGQTVTLQNTNSPEGQVQTIAPGKARGKLVGGNLSVLSAMVGSPYLPSWYKSILFVEDINEDVYRVDRMLTQLKNAGILNQISGFIFGNCNNCNQGDEPSLTLIQVLQDHILPLGIPAWYGAMIGHIRDKFILPIGLSVEIDATLGTIKLLEAAVT from the coding sequence ATGAAACGCCGCCAATTTCTGCAAACGTGTGGTTTAGCTACCTTAGCTAGCCAAATTCCCCAAATCGCCCATGCTCAACTATCTCCCCACACGATCATTAAACCGCCACGCCTGAAAGTCGGTGATACAGTGGGATTAGTTGCCCCGGCTGGGATATTCGAGCCTAAGTATATTGGAATATTACAGGAACATCTCAAACAATTAGGCTTAAAAACTAAGCAAGGCAAACATATCTTAGATCGTTATGGCTATTTAGCTGGGAAAGATAGCGATCGCGCCCAAGATTTAAATGATATGTTTGCTGATAATTCAGTTACAGCTATTATTCCTATCCGTGGCGGTTGGGGTTGTAGCCGCATTTTACCTTTACTTAACTACCCCTTGATTCGCTCCCATCCGAAAATTCTCATGGGATACAGCGATATCACTGCTTTATTGTTAGCAATTAATGCCCGTAGTGGGATTATGACTGTTCATGGGCCAGTCGCCACATCAACCTGGACTCCCTTTATGTTAGATTACCTCAAACCTATCCTCTTTGATGGCCAAACAGTCACCCTGCAAAATACCAACTCTCCTGAAGGGCAAGTACAAACCATCGCACCAGGAAAAGCTAGGGGTAAACTTGTCGGTGGTAACTTATCAGTCCTATCAGCAATGGTGGGTTCACCTTATCTACCTTCCTGGTATAAAAGTATTCTATTTGTAGAAGATATTAACGAAGATGTTTATCGCGTAGACCGAATGTTAACACAGTTAAAAAATGCTGGCATACTTAACCAAATTTCTGGCTTTATTTTTGGCAACTGTAATAACTGCAACCAGGGAGATGAACCCTCACTGACATTAATACAAGTGTTGCAAGACCATATCCTCCCTTTAGGAATCCCCGCTTGGTATGGAGCGATGATTGGTCATATTCGAGATAAATTTATCTTGCCCATTGGGCTGTCTGTAGAAATCGATGCCACACTGGGGACAATAAAATTATTAGAGGCGGCGGTTACTTGA
- a CDS encoding type II toxin-antitoxin system VapC family toxin, whose amino-acid sequence MRVLVDTNIVLDFLLEREPFLQDAEALFDAIGSGQVVGYVTATTLTDIFYIARRQTQDIQRARQAVSSILAVMEICSVDRPVLEVALTLAMTDFEDAVQVGCALTQGLDAIVTRDADFASTLIPISSVSQILQQL is encoded by the coding sequence GTGAGGGTGTTAGTTGATACAAATATTGTGTTAGATTTCTTGCTAGAACGAGAGCCATTTTTGCAAGATGCAGAGGCATTATTTGATGCGATCGGTTCTGGTCAAGTGGTTGGTTATGTGACTGCTACAACCTTAACTGACATCTTCTACATTGCTAGAAGACAAACCCAGGATATTCAACGTGCAAGACAAGCTGTATCAAGCATACTAGCTGTTATGGAAATCTGCTCAGTTGATCGGCCTGTTTTAGAAGTTGCTCTAACTCTTGCAATGACAGATTTTGAAGATGCTGTTCAGGTGGGATGCGCTCTTACTCAAGGTTTGGACGCAATTGTCACTCGTGATGCTGACTTTGCAAGTACGTTGATCCCGATATCGTCTGTAAGCCAGATTCTACAACAGCTATAG
- a CDS encoding L,D-transpeptidase, producing MAMVKNESLARMVMFISFGTAILSVAIHWRITTTQGQFKKPASTTVSRPGDVYTGGLGKTAFGASTPPDKTNQRASQPKSSAMESYNSSDTVNQNVALTTNTPKKSQLLTPELKQNTNSSEQPRSIFSQIFTQNKSSNQRGKINKQVVVDLSDRRTYVYKGDLVIASYPIAVGKKGWETPTGTFEVNDKQHDPIWRHPITGKVFPSGSDSPLGERWIGFWSDGRNEIGFHGTPDVHLLGTAISHGCLRMRNSDVRLLYEQVGLGTKVVVRD from the coding sequence ATGGCAATGGTAAAAAATGAATCTCTAGCGCGTATGGTAATGTTTATCAGTTTTGGTACAGCTATCTTATCGGTAGCTATCCATTGGCGCATTACTACAACGCAAGGGCAGTTTAAAAAGCCAGCCTCCACCACAGTCAGCCGTCCTGGAGATGTTTATACAGGAGGCTTAGGCAAAACCGCGTTCGGGGCTTCTACACCTCCGGATAAAACCAACCAGAGGGCTTCCCAACCAAAGTCCTCGGCTATGGAGTCTTATAATAGTTCAGATACTGTTAATCAAAATGTAGCTTTAACGACTAACACACCCAAAAAATCACAATTATTAACCCCAGAACTCAAACAAAATACTAATTCTTCTGAGCAACCGAGGTCTATATTTTCTCAGATTTTCACTCAGAACAAGTCTTCTAATCAACGGGGCAAGATCAATAAGCAAGTGGTAGTTGATTTAAGCGATCGCCGCACTTATGTTTATAAGGGAGATTTAGTCATCGCCAGTTACCCAATTGCTGTAGGGAAAAAGGGTTGGGAAACGCCTACAGGTACGTTTGAAGTGAACGATAAGCAACACGATCCCATCTGGCGACACCCCATCACTGGCAAAGTTTTCCCGTCTGGTTCTGATAGTCCTTTGGGAGAACGATGGATTGGGTTTTGGTCAGATGGTCGCAATGAAATTGGCTTCCACGGTACACCAGATGTTCATCTTCTAGGGACAGCCATTTCTCATGGTTGTCTCAGGATGCGTAACTCTGATGTCCGCTTGCTTTACGAACAGGTAGGTCTAGGTACTAAGGTTGTAGTCCGTGATTGA
- a CDS encoding M23 family metallopeptidase: MTIANRFQNSQQHSLSDSITGNKPNNHHAINLLIGLCAALPVSLALPVAALQVQVTPVKPRLGDTISVLITPDNPDSATTPEVLVGEKTYPAYQIAPNKYRTFIPTTPLEKPGARTVKIVGDNKVRNLAVWVSNRKFPLQRITLPPGKAGVRATEYELNRAAALKALQTPQKFWNGPFLAPNKGRLSTVYGVRRYYNGKFANDYYHRGLDYAGAAGSPVTAPAAGKVALVGTVSQGFRVHGNIVGVDHGQGVVSIFMHLSRINVKEGDIVKAGQLIGAVGSTGASTGPHLHWGLYVNGQSIDPTSWLTQTKQ; the protein is encoded by the coding sequence ATGACTATTGCAAATCGGTTTCAAAATTCCCAACAACACTCACTGAGTGACAGCATCACAGGAAACAAACCAAATAATCATCACGCTATCAACTTACTTATTGGCTTGTGTGCTGCTTTGCCTGTGAGTTTGGCTTTACCTGTAGCAGCTTTGCAAGTACAGGTGACTCCCGTGAAACCTCGCTTGGGAGATACGATATCTGTGTTGATCACCCCAGATAATCCAGATAGTGCCACCACCCCAGAAGTCTTAGTAGGAGAAAAAACTTATCCAGCTTATCAAATTGCACCCAATAAATACCGCACCTTTATTCCCACAACTCCCCTAGAAAAGCCTGGTGCTAGAACTGTCAAAATAGTTGGTGATAACAAGGTAAGAAATTTGGCTGTCTGGGTAAGTAATCGTAAGTTCCCCTTACAGCGTATTACTTTACCACCCGGAAAAGCTGGTGTTAGGGCTACCGAATACGAACTAAATCGAGCAGCCGCTTTAAAAGCGTTACAAACACCGCAAAAGTTTTGGAACGGGCCATTTCTCGCACCAAATAAAGGGCGACTCAGTACAGTTTATGGTGTACGTCGCTACTATAATGGTAAATTTGCAAATGATTACTACCATCGCGGCCTTGATTATGCTGGTGCGGCTGGTTCGCCTGTAACTGCCCCCGCAGCAGGTAAGGTTGCTTTAGTAGGCACGGTGTCTCAAGGATTTCGGGTGCATGGCAACATAGTTGGGGTTGACCACGGACAAGGAGTGGTCAGTATTTTTATGCACCTCAGCCGCATCAATGTCAAAGAAGGTGATATCGTCAAGGCTGGACAATTAATTGGTGCAGTTGGTTCTACAGGGGCTTCTACCGGACCCCATTTGCATTGGGGTTTGTATGTTAATGGGCAATCTATTGACCCAACATCTTGGCTAACTCAGACTAAACAATAG
- a CDS encoding Uma2 family endonuclease: MMTRPSAVITPLSTLPPLENGDKLTRVEFERRYDAMPEVKKAELIEGIVYMASPLRFRSHGKPHAYIMTWLGLYESATDGVELGDNATVRLDADNEPQPDACLLITNGGQARISDDDYIEGAPELIVEVAASSVSLDLHDKLKVYRRNQVQEYLVWRVYDGEFDWFKLQEGEYIQLAPNADGLICSQVFPGLYLDISALLSGNLAKVLEVLQQGLTSTEHQSFVENFSSK, translated from the coding sequence ATGATGACACGTCCTAGCGCAGTTATCACTCCTCTCTCAACTCTTCCGCCTTTGGAAAACGGTGATAAACTCACCCGTGTAGAATTTGAGCGTCGTTATGATGCTATGCCTGAAGTTAAAAAAGCGGAACTGATTGAAGGAATTGTTTATATGGCATCTCCGTTACGTTTCAGAAGTCATGGCAAACCTCATGCTTATATCATGACTTGGTTGGGCCTATATGAATCGGCTACAGATGGGGTAGAGTTGGGTGATAATGCAACGGTGCGCTTAGATGCAGATAATGAACCTCAACCCGATGCTTGTTTGCTCATTACTAATGGAGGACAAGCACGTATTAGCGATGATGATTATATTGAAGGTGCGCCAGAGTTAATTGTGGAAGTTGCCGCTAGCAGTGTTTCTCTGGATTTACATGACAAGTTAAAAGTATACCGCCGCAATCAGGTGCAAGAATATTTAGTGTGGCGAGTTTATGACGGTGAATTTGATTGGTTCAAGTTACAGGAAGGAGAATATATCCAGCTTGCACCCAATGCTGATGGTCTGATTTGCTCTCAAGTCTTTCCAGGTTTATATTTAGATATATCAGCATTATTAAGCGGAAATTTAGCTAAAGTCTTAGAAGTTTTGCAGCAAGGTTTGACAAGTACAGAACATCAAAGTTTTGTAGAAAATTTCTCCAGTAAGTAG
- a CDS encoding NB-ARC domain-containing protein: protein MKSQQRSRRRGVILTTQGLQKLQNAKSQSEQNENFDKRYTGEDLGFRMGLDPDTVAKVFACELGVDKQTLKYCFAAFNLQLESQDYQFANSDKNLEKTNTQIQNSSDWGEAPDVSLFCGRSEELATLKQWILNECPTNKALPCRLITLLGMGGIGKTWLSVKLTQQLQDQFEFVIWRSLLPRPPLKDLLSDLITFLSNGQDTNLPDNLHSRVSRLIDYLQRHRCLLVLDGAEAVLQDCATYKSPCRSCFWFPKTGNQEYREFFQRLGEVAHHSCVILTSCNKPKEITSWEGETFPVRAFHLYGLQMPDIQELLNAKGNFEGSPEDWDKLVECYAGHPLALNLVSNTIQNLFAGNIGEFLQQQTPIFGELSHLLEQQWQCLSDTHKQVLKSLAFHCQPISFTELRSQLASSISPQTLLAALESLQARSLIETNGARLSLHPLVMEYLNSQLIPEHNIQIQSSILLEQQQLQFVI from the coding sequence ATGAAATCCCAACAAAGAAGCCGGAGACGTGGTGTCATCTTAACCACCCAAGGATTACAAAAACTCCAAAATGCAAAATCTCAATCAGAACAAAATGAAAATTTCGATAAGCGTTATACCGGCGAAGATTTAGGCTTTCGCATGGGGTTAGATCCAGATACAGTAGCGAAGGTATTTGCTTGCGAACTAGGAGTAGATAAGCAAACCTTAAAGTATTGTTTCGCTGCATTTAACCTGCAACTTGAATCCCAAGACTATCAATTTGCCAACTCTGATAAAAATCTAGAAAAAACTAACACACAAATCCAAAATTCGTCAGATTGGGGAGAAGCACCAGATGTCTCCCTGTTTTGCGGACGTAGTGAAGAACTAGCCACCCTAAAGCAATGGATTTTAAATGAATGTCCTACAAATAAAGCATTACCCTGCCGTTTGATTACTTTATTGGGTATGGGTGGTATCGGCAAAACTTGGTTATCTGTCAAACTCACACAACAGCTTCAGGATCAGTTTGAGTTTGTGATTTGGCGATCGCTCTTACCTCGTCCTCCCCTCAAAGATTTATTATCTGACCTCATTACTTTCCTATCCAATGGACAAGACACAAATTTACCCGATAACTTGCACAGTAGAGTTTCACGATTGATTGATTATTTACAACGCCACCGTTGTCTTTTGGTATTAGATGGGGCGGAGGCTGTATTACAAGATTGTGCAACTTACAAGTCTCCTTGCAGGAGTTGCTTCTGGTTTCCAAAAACAGGAAATCAAGAGTATCGGGAATTTTTTCAGCGTCTGGGAGAAGTAGCTCATCACAGCTGTGTCATCCTCACAAGTTGTAATAAACCCAAGGAAATTACATCTTGGGAAGGTGAAACTTTCCCCGTGAGAGCCTTTCATCTCTATGGCTTACAAATGCCAGATATTCAGGAACTTCTCAACGCCAAAGGTAATTTTGAGGGTTCTCCAGAAGATTGGGACAAATTGGTAGAGTGTTATGCAGGCCATCCTCTGGCTTTAAATCTTGTTTCTAACACTATTCAAAACTTATTTGCTGGTAATATTGGTGAATTTTTGCAGCAACAAACCCCGATTTTTGGAGAATTATCCCACTTGTTAGAACAGCAATGGCAATGCTTATCAGATACACATAAACAAGTTCTTAAATCCTTGGCATTTCATTGTCAACCAATTTCATTTACCGAATTGCGATCGCAACTTGCATCTTCCATCTCACCTCAAACTTTATTAGCAGCACTAGAGTCTTTGCAAGCGCGATCGCTGATTGAAACCAATGGAGCTAGGTTATCGCTACATCCTTTAGTCATGGAATATTTGAATTCCCAACTCATCCCAGAACACAATATCCAAATCCAGTCAAGTATCTTGCTTGAACAACAGCAACTACAATTTGTCATTTAA
- a CDS encoding late competence development ComFB family protein produces MSIEKIVEQALQDGYLTPAMEAEVGRICDNASELSIEEYMALDKLMGALLTGEVVAVPRKQFINVMEELVLSEAIARVAEIEATSESAIDVGDIAAYALNRLPPLYATTEEGANYQRQRAKTELQELISQQVHEAINRNLDQPNDNRTPVLAKTTGNEVLRQVSSLLQVYAPSFEQKSSK; encoded by the coding sequence ATGAGTATTGAAAAAATTGTAGAACAAGCTCTCCAGGATGGTTATCTCACACCAGCAATGGAAGCAGAAGTTGGACGCATCTGTGATAACGCTTCGGAACTTTCAATCGAAGAGTATATGGCGTTAGATAAATTGATGGGGGCATTATTAACTGGTGAGGTAGTGGCAGTACCTCGCAAACAATTTATTAACGTCATGGAAGAATTGGTATTGAGTGAAGCGATCGCCCGCGTGGCAGAAATTGAAGCCACCAGCGAAAGTGCCATAGATGTGGGTGATATCGCCGCTTATGCCCTCAACCGTCTCCCACCCTTATACGCCACCACCGAAGAAGGTGCTAACTACCAGCGTCAACGCGCTAAAACTGAACTGCAAGAATTAATTTCTCAGCAAGTTCATGAGGCTATCAACCGTAACCTTGACCAACCTAACGATAATCGCACACCAGTTTTAGCTAAAACTACTGGTAACGAGGTATTGCGCCAAGTTAGTAGCTTACTACAAGTCTATGCACCTAGCTTTGAGCAAAAATCTTCAAAGTAA
- a CDS encoding Uma2 family endonuclease gives MNPLITTPLAQFLSQPNIESSPAWELINGCVIQKPMPTLFYSRLQRNLVNYINQHTDEFEAVQELRCLVPPYSPVPDISIIAIARLPDQDGPFNGAPDWLIEIRSPDQSTLDLQKKILHCLTNGTQLAWLIDPASQQIWVWQGDNLPMVCSGGEVLPVLGNLPELTVNTVMAMTRRQ, from the coding sequence ATGAATCCACTTATCACTACCCCACTCGCCCAGTTTCTATCTCAACCCAACATTGAATCTTCTCCGGCATGGGAGTTGATTAATGGGTGTGTAATCCAAAAGCCAATGCCGACCCTCTTTTACTCGCGCCTACAACGCAATCTAGTTAATTACATCAATCAACATACCGACGAGTTTGAGGCTGTGCAAGAGCTACGCTGTTTGGTGCCTCCCTATTCACCTGTACCGGATATTTCCATCATTGCGATCGCACGTCTTCCCGATCAAGACGGGCCATTCAATGGCGCACCAGACTGGTTGATTGAAATTCGATCGCCCGACCAAAGCACCCTAGACTTACAGAAGAAGATTCTCCATTGCTTAACCAACGGCACACAACTCGCCTGGTTAATTGACCCAGCCAGTCAACAAATTTGGGTCTGGCAAGGGGATAACTTACCGATGGTTTGTTCAGGAGGAGAAGTTTTGCCAGTGTTGGGCAATCTACCGGAACTCACAGTTAATACTGTAATGGCAATGACTCGCCGGCAATAA